In the genome of Quercus robur chromosome 3, dhQueRobu3.1, whole genome shotgun sequence, one region contains:
- the LOC126719651 gene encoding uncharacterized protein LOC126719651 has product MWEAPEVTISDPGSGLPAFLARFDILEFNSLPASHLYCFGPPYGNFLHFSLLVEGLSLLEGLFKVHGDFTSGFRGGVFLGNILMELLCAVLISLRNSSLDSLSEDRLLEWRGVVQDLIEVKFNLSFLLEHLRSLAHMLFQR; this is encoded by the coding sequence ATGTGGGAGGCTCCAGAGGTGACTATTTCAGATCCTGGCTCAGGGCTCCCTGCTTTCCTAGCCCGCTTTGACATTTTGGAGTTCAATAGCCTCCCTGCAAGCCATTTATATTGCTTTGGGCCTCCCTATGGTAACTTCTTGCACTTCTCTCTGCTTGTGGAGGGTCTGTCATTGCTGGAAGGGTTGTTCAAGGTCCATGGAGATTTTACCAGTGGGTTCAGGGGAGGTGTATTTTTAGGCAACATCCTGATGGAGCTGCTATGTGCTGTGTTGATTTCTTTAAGGAACTCTTCTCTTGACTCCTTATCTGAGGACAGACTTTTGGAATGGAGGGGAGTGGTGCAGGATCTTATAGAAGTAAAGTTCAATCTGTCCTTCTTGTTGGAGCATTTGCGTTCACTGGCTCATATGCTATTCCAGAGGTAG